A segment of the Sphingomonas cannabina genome:
CGGCCGGCTTCGGCGGCGAGCCGCAGCTCAAGGCGGTCAAGGATTATCAGACGTCGTTGGAGAACGGCACGCGCTTCATCCCGCTGTGGGTGAAGATCACGGTGGCGATCGCGCTCGGGCTCGGGACGATGGTCGGCTGGAAGCGGATCGTGGTCACCGTCGGCGAGAAGATCGGCAAGCAGCACATGACCTATGGCATGGGCGCGGCCGCCGAGATGGTTGCGGCGGGGACGATCCTGGCCGCCGACCGGTTCGGGCTGCCGGTGTCGACCACGCACATCCTCTCCTCGGGCGTGGCGGGTGCGTCGGTGGCGAGCGGCGCGGGGCTGCAGGCGCGGACGATCCGCAACCTGGCGCTGGCCTGGCTGCTCACCCTGCCGGCGGCGATGGCGCTGTCGGGCTTCCTCTACTGGCTGATGCTGAGCATCGCCCGGGCGACCGGCGCCTGATCCCAGTCGATCGGGCAATCGGCGAAGAGGGCGCGGATGTCCTTCTTCGCCGCCTTCTCGTTCCTGGCGACGCGGTGTTCGAGGCTGCGCGCCGGATTGGCATAGGCAAGCGCGCCCGCGACGAGCGCCGCCGCGGTGGCGAGCAGGATGCGGTTGCGATCGCGCATGTCGTCCTCCCTTTGCGGCGCTGCGGAGGTGGTGACGCATCGCGCCTGACCGGCGAATGAACGGACGCCTTGACGGCCCGCCCGGATGCGACGAACGGTGCGGGCATGAGTCTGCGGGGGATGGGTGCGCACCGCCGGGTGCTGCTGGCGAGCCTGGTCGGCACGTCGGTCGAGTTCTACGACTTCTACATCTACGCCACCGCGGCGGCGCTGGTGTTCGGGCCGCTGTTCTTCCCGGCCGGCGATCCCTCGATCCAGCTCCTCTCGTCCTATGCGAGCCTGGCGGTCGCCTTCCTCGCGCGGCCGGTGGGGGCGTGGGCGTTCGGCCACTACGGCGACCGCATCGGGCGCAAGTCGACCTTGGTCGCCAGCCTGATGCTGATGGGCGGGTCGACGCTGGCGATCGCCTTCCTGCCGACCTATCAGACCGCGGGATGGCTGGCGCCGGTGCTGCTGTGCGTCCTGCGGTTCGGCCAGGGCTTCGGGCTCGGCGGCGAATGGGGCGGGGCGGCGCTGCTCGCGGTCGAATATGCGCCGCCGGGCTGGCGCGGGCGCTACGGCATGGTGCCGCAGATCGGGGCGCCGATCGGCTTCATCGCTGCCAACGGGCTGTTCCTGCTGCTGGGGCTGTGGATGACGCCCGAGGACTTCATGGCCTGGGGCTGGCGCGTGCCGTTCCTGCTCTCGGTGGTGCTGGTGGGACTCGGCCTGTGGGTGCGGCTCAAGATCGCCGAGACGCCGGCCTTCGCCAAGGTGCTCGAGCAGGGACCGCCCCCCGCCGTGCCGATCGGCGAGCTGCTGCGCGACCATTGGGGGAAGGCGGTCGGCGGGACGCTCGGCGCGGTCGCCTGCTTCGCCGTCTATTATCTCGCGACCGCCTTCGCGCTCGGATACGCGACCACCACGCTGCACATCGACCGGCAGGTGTTCCTGGGACTGCAGCTCGGCGCTATCCTGTTCATGGGCGTCGGTATTGTGCTGTCGGGGATCTGGGCGGATCGTACCAGCCCCAACAATGTGCTGACCTGGGGCTGCGTCGGCGCGGTGGTCGCGGGATTGCTGCTCGCGCCGGGACTGGGATCGGGGTCGCTGGGGCTGATCTTCGCCGCGCTCGCCTTCTCGCTGTTCGTGATGGGGTTCGTCTACGGGCCGCTGGGGGCGTGGCTGCCGAGCCTCTATCCGGCGCGGGTACGCTATACGGGGGTGAGCCTGGCCTTCAACCTGGCCGGCATCATCGGCGGCGGGCTGACGCCGGTGGTGGCGCAGGCGCTGGCCGAGCACGGCGGGCTGACGTTGGTCGGGCTGTATCTGGCGGCGGCATCGCTGCTGAGCCTCGGGGCGCTGCTGGTGTTGCGCACGCGGCGCGACGCGGAAGCGGTGGTGCTGGAGATCTGAGGGGGCGCTGCGCGGGACGGACGATCAGCGATCCTTTGCGGCAGTGTTCGCGATCGGATCGCCGTGCATGAAGATGCCATTGCACATAGCCAGCGTAAGCAACGCCAGCATGACAGCCAAACCGGCGATACAGCCTGTACCTGGAAGCGGGCGCTTCACAATGCAGGCCTGCGACCGGTCATACTTCTTCTGCCTTCAACAACGTCAGCTTCGCCTTGCCATGCACCCGCTCGGCATCGACCGCGAACCCGGCGACGGAGACCGTCTCCTCGCGTGCCGTCTCGATGCTGATCCAAGTGGCGGGGCCGGTCCAGCCGAGGCGGGCGAGCTTATCGAGCGCGACGTTGCCGGCGCCGCTCGCATAGGGCGGGTCCATCAGGATCAGGTCGAGCGGCGCAGGGGCGGGGCCGAGCGACAGGACCGAGGTGGCGCGGACGTCGGCCCCCTTGGCGCCGAGCTTGGCGATGTTTGCCTTGAGCGTGTCGAGCGCTTTGCGGTCCTGCTCCACGAACAGGCAGGTCGCGGCGCCGCGCGACAGCGCTTCCAGTCCCAGCGCGCCCGAGCCGGCGAACAGGTCGGCGACCGCGAGCCCGTCGAAGCTGCCGAGGCGGCTCGCCAGCATCGAGAACAGCGCCTCGCGCGTGCGGTCGGCGGTGGGGCGGGTGGCGTCGCCCGGGGGCGCCGCCAGCGGGCGGCCGCGCCACTGGCCGGCGATGATCCTCATTTGCGGCGCGGACCGGCTTTGGGCCCGGACTTGGGCTTGGGCTTGGCCCAGCCGGCCTTGCGCCTGGGCGGGCGAGGGGAGCGCGTGGAGTGTTCGACCTGCGCGTCCTTGCTCTCGTCATTCCCGTGCGGGCGGGACTCCATTTTGGCTGGCTTC
Coding sequences within it:
- the rsmD gene encoding 16S rRNA (guanine(966)-N(2))-methyltransferase RsmD; the protein is MRIIAGQWRGRPLAAPPGDATRPTADRTREALFSMLASRLGSFDGLAVADLFAGSGALGLEALSRGAATCLFVEQDRKALDTLKANIAKLGAKGADVRATSVLSLGPAPAPLDLILMDPPYASGAGNVALDKLARLGWTGPATWISIETAREETVSVAGFAVDAERVHGKAKLTLLKAEEV
- a CDS encoding MFS transporter, with protein sequence MSLRGMGAHRRVLLASLVGTSVEFYDFYIYATAAALVFGPLFFPAGDPSIQLLSSYASLAVAFLARPVGAWAFGHYGDRIGRKSTLVASLMLMGGSTLAIAFLPTYQTAGWLAPVLLCVLRFGQGFGLGGEWGGAALLAVEYAPPGWRGRYGMVPQIGAPIGFIAANGLFLLLGLWMTPEDFMAWGWRVPFLLSVVLVGLGLWVRLKIAETPAFAKVLEQGPPPAVPIGELLRDHWGKAVGGTLGAVACFAVYYLATAFALGYATTTLHIDRQVFLGLQLGAILFMGVGIVLSGIWADRTSPNNVLTWGCVGAVVAGLLLAPGLGSGSLGLIFAALAFSLFVMGFVYGPLGAWLPSLYPARVRYTGVSLAFNLAGIIGGGLTPVVAQALAEHGGLTLVGLYLAAASLLSLGALLVLRTRRDAEAVVLEI